One window of Triplophysa rosa linkage group LG8, Trosa_1v2, whole genome shotgun sequence genomic DNA carries:
- the LOC130557806 gene encoding inactive phospholipase C-like protein 2, giving the protein MPTEKKISSASDCINSMVEGSELRKVRSNSRVYHRYFLLDADMQSLRWEPSKKESDKAKIDVKSIKEVRTGKNTETFRTNGISDQISEDCAFSIIYGENYESLDLVANSADVANIWVTGLRYLISYGKHTLNMIQSSQDNMRASWLGNLFEDGGANGSGKSLSLCSAVQLIKKLSPGLKNIKIELKFKELHKAKDKTGCDVTMDEFIEVFHDLCTRPEIYFLLVQFSSNKEFLDTKDLKKFLEAEQGMANVSEDISVEVIQKYEPSKEGQLNGWLSLDGFTNYLMSPDCHVFDPEQKTICQDMNQPLSHYYINSSHNTYLIEDQFRGPSDITGYIRALKMGCRSVELEVWDGPDNEPVIYTGHTMTSQIIFRSVIDIINKYALVASEFPLILCLENHCSLKQQKVMFQHLKKILGDKIHFDPPNLDDSYLPSPSELRGKILLKGKKLASNFTGTEGEVTDEDEGAEMSQRVNSEQGGDQQTVAQPKKFQLCKDLSDLVSLCKSVRFKDFQTAFQNQKHWELCSFNEVFASRCATDHPGDFVNYNKKFLARVYPSPMRIDSSNMNPQDFWKCGCQIVAMNYQTPGLMMDLNIGWFRQNGNCGYVLRPAIMREQVSYFSANTKDSVPGVSPQLLHIKIISGQNFPKPKGSGSKGDVVDPYVYVEIHGIPADCAEQRTKTVHQNGDNPIFDESFEFQINLPELAMVRFVVLDDDYIGDEFIGQYTIPFECIQPGFRHIPLQSLTGEVLPHAWLFVHVAITNRRGGGKPHKRGLSVRKGKRGREYATMRILLIKALDEVFKTAAQPLREATDLRENMQNAIVPFKELCGLSAVANLKQCILALSPRLTGPDNRPVLLFNLEDEYLTVEAQGLLPEVLKKVVAAYEMMIQTSRTLLENSDSIYEKILQVQKAAMEFHENLHDMAVKEGLKGRKLNKSVESFTWNITILKGQSDLLKHARAEVLENLNQIHYAALACNLVKGAPGPSSESNSCRSLEAIPEKAVREEDITDEEN; this is encoded by the exons ATGCCAACAGAGAAGAAGATCAGCAGCGCAAGCGACTGCATTAATTCAATGGTAGAAGGCTCAGAACTGAGGAAAGTTCGCTCCAACTCCAGAGTTTACCACCGCTACTTTCTGCTGGATGCCGACATGCAGTCCCTGCGGTGGGAGCCTTCAAAAAAAGAATCGGACAAGGCCAAGATCGACGTCAAATCTATCAAAGAGGTGCGAACAGGCAAGAACACAGAAACCTTCAGGACCAACGGTATTTCGGATCAGATATCCGAGGACTGCGCGTTCTCCATCATTTACGGGGAAAACTATGAGTCGCTTGATTTGGTGGCAAACTCAGCTGATGTAGCAAATATATGGGTGACGGGACTCAGGTACCTCATATCGTATGGAAAACACACTCTTAACATGATTCAAAGTAGCCAGGACAACATGCGCGCCTCTTGGCTGGGCAACCTCTTTGAGGACGGGGGTGCGAACGGCAGTGGAAAATCCCTTAGTCTTTGTTCGGCCGTACAGCTGATCAAGAAGTTAAGTCCCGGACTCAAAAATATCAAGATAGAGCTTAAGTTCAAAGAGTTGCACAAAGCGAAAGATAAAACGGGTTGCGATGTGACCATGGATGAGTTCATCGAAGTCTTTCATGATCTTTGCACAAGACCGGAAATTTACTTTTTGTTAGTTCAGTTCTCCAGCAACAAGGAATTTCTTGATACTAAGGACTTGAAGAAATTCTTGGAGGCAGAACAGGGTATGGCCAACGTCAGTGAGGACATCAGCGTGGAGGTCATTCAGAAATACGAACCCTCAAAGGAGGGACAGCTCAACGGATGGCTCTCTCTGGATGGATTTACCAATTACCTCATGTCACCAGACTGCCATGTTTTTGATCCTGAACAAAAAACGATATGCCAAGACATGAACCAACCTCTGTCTCACTATTACATCAACTCCTCGCATAACACCTACCTGATTGAGGACCAGTTTAGGGGTCCGTCAGACATAACAGGGTACATCCGGGCCCTAAAGATGGGCTGCAGAAGTGTGGAGCTTGAAGTTTGGGATGGGCCAGATAACGAACCGGTCATTTACACAGGCCACACGATGACCTCGCAGATCATTTTCCGAAGCGTCATTGACATCATCAACAAATATGCCTTAGTGGCATCGGAATTTCCTTTAATCTTGTGCTTGGAGAACCACTGCTCATTGAAGCAACAGAAGGTAATGTTTCAGCATCTGAAAAAAATACTTGGGGACAAAATTCATTTTGACCCTCCCAACCTTGACGACAGCTACCTTCCGTCCCCCTCCGAACTAAGAGGCAAGATTCTTTTGAAGGGAAAGAAACTAGCCAGCAACTTCACTGGAACAGAAGGGGAGGTGACCGATGAAGACGAGGGGGCCGAAATGTCTCAACGGGTGAACAGTGAACAAGGAGGTGACCAGCAGACTGTTGCTCAACCCAAAAAGTTTCAGCTATGCAAGGATTTATCTGATTTGGTATCCTTGTGTAAATCTGTTAGATTTAAGGATTTTCAGACCGCTTTCCAGAATCAGAAGCACTGGGAGCTTTGCTCCTTCAATGAGGTCTTTGCCAGTAGGTGTGCCACTGACCATCCTGGAGACTTTGTGAACTACAATAAGAAGTTTCTGGCGAGAGTTTACCCCAGTCCAATGCGAATTGATTCCAGCAATATGAACCCACAGGACTTTTGGAAATGTGGCTGTCAAATAGTAGCAATGAACTATCAAACTCCAGGACTTATGATGGACCTTAACATCGGCTGGTTCAGGCAGAACGGGAACTGTGGTTATGTCCTCCGTCCAGCTATCATGAGGGAGCAAGTGTCTTATTTTAGTGCCAATACTAAAGACTCCGTTCCAGGAGTGTCTCCACAACTCCTTCATATAAAGATTATTAGTGGACAAAATTTCCCCAAACCCAAGGGCTCAGGCTCCAAAGGCGATGTCGTGGATCCCTACGTTTACGTGGAAATACACGGCATCCCCGCAGATTGCGCAGAGCAGAGGACTAAAACTGTCCATCAGAACGGTGACAATCCTATTTTCGATGAGAGTTTTGAGTTTCAAATTAACCTTCCTGAGCTGGCGATGGTGCGCTTTGTTGTTTTGGATGACGACTACATTGGCGACGAGTTTATTGGTCAGTACACGATTCCATTCGAGTGCATTCAGCCGGGCTTCCGACACATTCCCCTGCAGTCTCTTACGGGTGAAGTACTTCCACATGCCTGGCTCTTCGTCCATGTGGCCATTACCAACCGGCGTGGTGGGGGGAAACCTCACAAAAGGGGGCTTTCTGTCCGCAAGGGTAAACGGGGTCGGGAATATGCCACCATGAGGATACTTCTCATCAAAGCCTTGGATGAAGTCTTCAAAACTGCCGCACAGCCGCTTCGGGAAGCCACGGATCTCAGAGAGAACATGCAG AATGCCATTGTGCCATTTAAAGAGCTCTGCGGTCTGTCAGCGGTGGCCAATCTAAAGCAGTGTATTCTGGCCCTCTCCCCACGCCTCACTGGCCCGGACAACAGACCGGTTCTGCTGTTTAACCTCGAAGATGAGTACCTGACCGTGGAGGCCCAGGGACTGCTGCCTGAAGTTCTGAAGAAAGTCGTGGCTGCTTATGAGATG atGATCCAAACCAGCCGGACGCTGCTGGAAAACTCGGACAGCATTTACGAGAAAATACTGCAGGTCCAGAAAGCAG CAATGGAGTTTCATGAGAATCTGCATGACATGGCTGTGAAGGAAGGGCTGAAGGGACGAAAACTCAATAAGTCTGTGGAGAGCTTTACCTGGAATATCACCATTTTGAAG